The genomic stretch ATTTTATTGTCTCACACACAGATTCACCAAGACTTGATGCTAAACCATCACCAATTAGTCAAGAAAACGAATTTACAATGATGAAAACAAATTATTATGGTGGCATCAAAAAATATCAATGGCTATCTACCCCCCTATCAATAAGAGGAATAATATTTTTACAAAATGGAGAACAAGTAGAAATTAGCATTGGTGACAATAATGATGATCCTGTATTTGTAATTCCCGACATATTACCACACCTTGATAGAAAAGTTCAAAGAGACAAAAAAGCTGATGATATTATTGAAGGAGAAAATCTAAGAATCATAATTGGAAGTCTACCTATTGAATCTAGAGAGAAAGAAAAAGTAAAATTTGCTACTCTTACATTATTAAAAGAAAAATACAATATATCAGAAGAAGACTTTGTTTCAGCAGAAATAGAAATAGTACCAGCAGGAGAAGCAAAAGATGTAGGAATTGACAGAGCACTCATTGGAGCTTATGGACAAGACGATAGAGTTTGTGCCTATACATCACTAGAAGCTATCCTAAATTTAGAAGAAACACCAAATAAAACCGCTATATGTTTCTTGGTAGATAAAGAAGAGATTGGCTCAACTGGCTCAACTGGTTTGCAATCAAGATATCTTGAATATTTTGTATCAGATATAATATTTAAACTAAAACAAAAAGAATATAATAACCTTATTGTACACAAAGCATTATGGAACTCAAAAAGCATATCCGCAGATGTTTGCGGTGCAATAAATCCTCTATTTAAAGTACATGATGAACAAAACGCACCAAAGCTAGGATATGGAATACCTATAATGAAATACACAGGTCATGGAGGTAAAATTATGGCCAGTGATGCTGATGCTGAACTTGTATTTTATATTAGAAATTTATTAGATAAAAACAATATAGCTTGGCAAGTAGCAACACTTGGAAAAGTAGAAGAAGGAGGAGGAGGAACTGTAGCAAAATTCCTAGCACACTATGGAATTAGAACAATAGACATGGGACCTGGAGTTATTAGCATGCATTCACCATTTGAAATAACCTCTAAATTTGACATATATACTGCTTATATGGCTTATAAAGCATTCTTTAAAGGATGACAAAATGCATAAAGAAACAATAGAAACATCAGAACATATTTTAGAATGCTTTGGGGGAATTACAAACATAAAACAAGTAGTTAAAGATTTAACTAGAATAAAAATATTAGTTGACAGTAATTCTTTAGTTAAAAGAGAAAACTTAACAAAAAATAAAAATATCATAGGGGCAATTAAGTCAAACGAAGTTACAGAAATCGTAATGAATTTTGCAATAATTGACGATGTTTACACCAACATAATATATATGATAAATAAAAAAAAATAATAGACCCAACTATTTGGGTCCTAAAATTTAAAATTTTTTATATAATCAATAACTGCTTCTGGTTTTAATTCTTTATTTAAAATCTTATACACTATCATTGCCAAGTTTTGAAAATCTGAACTAATACCTAAAAATTTAAAAAGCAAAGCAACTTCCCTAGCAGCAACCAATCCTTCAGGTAAATAACCAATTTTATTAATGTTACTTATTAGATCATCTATATCTCTAAAATCCTCCAAAATATTTTTGCCAACGATTTCACGACCAAATCTTCTATTTCTTCCAAAAATACTTCTACATGTAACATCTAAATCTCCAGAACCAGCTAAAAACAAAAATGTTTCCTCATTGCAAGATCCAAGCTTAAATGCAATATTTTTCATGTCATTTAAAGAAACAGAAAATAAAAAAGACTCTGTATTATTACCTATCAAATTTGGATCTTTAATTTTACATTCATCCAAAATTCCAAATGCAATGGCAAATATATTTTTTAAAGCTGATGCCACCTGAACACCAAGAATATCATAACTATAAAACATAGAAATAGAAGTACCACTAAATAAATTAATAAATTCAAAAGCATTGGCTCTATTCCTACTAGCAGCAACAAGTCCCGTAATAATTCCAAGTCCAACTTCCTCAGCATGACTTGGTCCTGCAATATAAGTAATTTCATCCTTATATTCTCTTAAAACACCTTCTGCAACCTCTATAATAGTACAAGGTTTATCATCAATTGTTATAAAACCTTTTGTTAATATTGCCAGCTTAAACTTTTTAGTAGTAAGCACACTTTTCAATTTATTTAAAACATTCAAAGTATAAAGAGAAGGGGTTACAACAAAAATATAATCAGATTGATTTACAATATCAAGTAAATCAGAACTTGCAATCAAATTATCTGGCAATTTAATACCTTTTAAATACTTAGTATTCTCATGGCTATTATTAATACTCTCTCTAACATCTTCTTCAAAAGACCATATTAAAACAGGATCCTTAAACTTATCTGCCAAAACTTTAGCAACAGCAGTACCCCAAGCCCCTGCTCCCACAATAGATATTTTCATATATACCTCCTTATAACCATAAAATTATAATAACTCATATTTAATCGTATCGTCTAGAAAAATTCTAATCTTATCATTTTCTTTAAATTTTTTCAAAATCAAATCATCAATCAACAAACTTCCAATTTCTTTAATCACAATTTTACGAATACCCCTAATTCCAAGCCCATTCTCATAAATATGTTTTTGAAAATAACCAATAACAGCCTCTTCAAAAAAAAGATCTATTTTTTCATTTTTTAGTATTTTAACAAAATTATTCACCTCTTCAATAATCACCCTTTTAAAATCACTCTTACTTACAGGTCTAAAGAAAAAAACATGATCTACTAAGTCTAGAAATTTATTAGAAAAACGTTTTTCTAATAAACTTCTGATATCAACAGTTTCATTTTTAAATCCAATACCATCAAGTTCTCTATATTCTATATTAATATCTATAATTATAATGCTACCTGACAAACTGACACTTCTACCAAAATTATCAAAAAGTCTACCTGTATTAAATCCTTCAAAAAAAAAATCTATAACTCTCTTAGAAGACTTATCAAAATCTGACAAAACAATAATTGAATTTAAAGACTCATTTAAAAATCTAAAGAATTTAGTAGGTTCATCATAAGCTTCAGAACCATATACTGGTCCTATCAATCGATTAATACCATCAAAATCACAATATTCACTCATTCCCAAAGTAAGTTTAGGCATATTAAGTTCTTCTGATAAAACACACGCAAGTTTATTCTTATCTACATCAGAAGATCCAATTAAAATGAAAATACCAAGAGTACTATTTTTAAAGAAAAATTTAATTCTTAAAAGCTTAATATGCAAAAGTAATTCGGATAAAATACTCTCATCAATTATCATACTTGTTCTTATCTTATGTTCCAAATTCATTAGTAAATCTTGATCATAATCATCAAAATTAAAAATACTGGTTCCAACCATATACTTAACAAAATCTCTGACATCATCACCTGTTATAACTTTTTTATTACCCTCAAGTTTAAATTTAGAGCCAAGACCATCTAATAGATCAAAAGCTTTATCGGGCAAAGCTCTATCTTTTATGTATTTAGACATAGTAATTGCAACCCATATAGCTTCATCTGTATACTCAACATGATGATGTTTTTCATATTGTTCCTTAGCCCCTTTCAAAATATGATAAGTATCCTCTAAACTTGGTTCTTTAAGTTCAACACCATGAAATCTTCTTAGTAAAGCTTTGTCTTTCAAAAAAAATTTTTTATATTCATTTTTGGTAGTAGCCCCAATAAACTTTATTTTACCCAAAGTTAATATAGGTTTTAATAAATTTGAAACATCTATGTTACTAAAAGATGTAGCACCAGCTCCAACTATCATATGAATCTCATCTATAAAAAGAATTACTTTTTTTTTAAAATGCAAAAAATCTAAGAGTTTGTTAACCCGATTTTCAAGATCTCCCCTATACCTAGTCCCAGATATAAGTCTTCCAATATCAAGAGAATAAACTTCACAATCAATCAATTCATGAGGCACCTGACCTTCTCTTATAATATAAGCAAGTCCTTGAAGCAATATTGTCTTTCCAACCCCAGGCTCTCCAAATACAATTGGATTACTTTTATGTTTACGAAGCATTATTTGAATTAATGTATATAATTCTTTTTTGCGACCAATCAAAGGATTTGTAGCTAAATTGGGATCCAAATTATCAATAACATTAACTAAGAAATCATCAACCAAATTGTTCTCATCCAATGAATCATCATCTTGTTCTAATTTAAAATAATCTTCCTCAAAAATATTTAAACCTCCATATTTATCTATCCCTTTATTAAAAAGATCATTTGTAAGCAATTTTTCATTTTTAAGAAAACCTAAATCTAAATTCGAACCTAAATAGTCATAAATCTCCATTATTTTGTCAAATATATCTAAACTAAAACCCGATTTTAATAAAGCATCTAAAATTGTATTTTTTCTTTTCCTAATTAATACCCATAACAAATCTTTCTCTTGTAATACATAAGGTTTTTTATAATAAAAAATAGTATCGATTATTTCTTGATATAAATCATTAATTTTAAAAAAATAATCATAAAAATCAGCATTTCTTATAGGAAGTTTTGTAAAAAATTCTTCTAAAATTTTATTAAAACTATAAAAATCAAGTGCACATAAACTAAGCAATTCTCTAATTTCATCATCACTAATTAAACTATAAAAGATATGTTCTTCGGTAAAAAAAAGATGTTTACGTTCCACAAAAAACAGAAACGATTTAAAAAACAAATGATTTAAAGCTCTTCTGTTATACATGAAACACCAATTATAAAACAATTCTCAAAATCTTTTTCTTGCCTATTTTAAGTTCAATTTCACCATTGATAAAATTGTCCTTACAAAGGCAATAATTTTGATCTCCTACCCTTACTTTATCTATATAAACTCCACCAGAATCAATAAGTCGCCTAGCCTCTGACTTACTCGATACAACCTTTGCTAAAACCATTAAGTCAACTAATAAAATACTCTCCTCTAAATTAGTCAATTCCAATTTAAAAAAAGGAATATCAGCTCTCCCGTCACCTCCTTTAAATGCTGCTTTAGCTGCTGAGGATGCTTTTAAAGCCTCATCTTTACCATGAACGATTTTTGTTATCTCAAATGCCAAAATCTCTTTTGCATTATTTAACAATTGTCCCTTAACACTTGCAATACGTTCAATCTCTTCTTCTTCTAAAAAAGTAAATAAATATAAAAATTTCTTAACATCTAAATCTGGAATGTTTCTAAAATACTGATAAAAATCATAAACACTATAAAGCTCTGAATCAAGATAAACAGCTCCTTTTTCTGATTTACCCATTTTCTTACCATCACTTCTTGTAATAAGCGGCAATGTAAGCCCAAACACTTTGTTTCCCGATTTTCTATTAACCAAATCAACACCTGAGACAATATTTCCCCACTGATCATCACCACCAATTTGAAGTTTACAATTTTTCATACGACTTAACATATAAAAATCATATGACTGTAAAAGTTGATAATTAAATTCAATAAATGAAAGACCATCTTTTAATCTTCTCTTATAAGTTTCAAAACTTAACATACGATTAACAGAAAAATAAATACCAACTTCCCTTAAAAATTCAATATAATTAATGCCATCAAGCCATTCGGCATTATTAAGAATATACCCACCATTACTAAGATCTATTATTTTAAGCAATTGAGAACTTATTGTTTTAACATTCTCATCTATATCTTCTTTTAATAAAATTTTGCGCATTGAATCCTTACCAGAAGGATCTCCTATTTTTGTAGTTCCACCACCAATTAAAATAATTGGAATATGACCCTGTCTTTGAAGATGAAGCATTACCATAAAAGGAATTAAATGTCCAATATGCAAAGAAGCAGAAGTAGCATCAACTCCAACATAAAAAACTATTTTTTCTCTATCCATCAATGTACTTAACTCTTCCAAATTAGTACACTGTTTTAAAAATCCTCTCTTATCTAAAACCTTTAGGGATAAATTCATTTATTTAAACTCCCTTGTAATTTAGAATTCCCGTTTTAACATATGAATACAAATCATCAATAGAAATTCTTGTTTGAGTCATAGTATCTCTATCTCTTAAAGTTATTGTCCTATTTTCAATCGTATCATAATCTATTGTTACACAATAAGGTGTACCAATTTCATCTTGACGTCTATAACGCTTACCTATCGTACCATTCTCATCATAAAACATATAAAAATCATCGCTAAATTGCATAAACACTTTTCTAGCAAGTTCGGGTAATCCATCTTTCTTTACAAGAGGAAGTATTGCAACCTTATAAGGAGCAATCTTAGGATGTAAATGTAACACTATTCGCTTATCCCCTCCCTCAAGTTCCTCACAAGCATAAGCATCACAAAGAGTCATTAGTACACTTCTTGTAAGTCCAAGAGAAGTTTCAATTACATAAGGAATATACTTATCACCTGTTATCAAATCATGATATTCAAACAACTTAGATTTACCACAAAATTTAGCATGTTGATTTAAATCATAATTACCTCTATTATGAATTCCCTCAATTTCTTGAAAACCAAATGGAAAATTATATTCAATATCAACTGCAGCTTTTGCATAATGAGCAAGCTCATCATCATTGTGTTTTTGAAATCTAAGATTATCAGCTTTGATTCCAAGAGTTTCAATAAAAAAGTTCATTCTTTTCTCTCGCCAATAACAATACCAATCATCCATCTGACTCGGATGTACAAAAAACTGCATTTCCATTTGTTCAAACTCACAAACTCTAAATATAAAATTCTTTGCTATTATCTCATTCCTAAAAGCCTTACCAACTTGTGCTATTCCAAATGGAACCTTAA from Borrelia duttonii Ly encodes the following:
- a CDS encoding NAD(P)H-dependent glycerol-3-phosphate dehydrogenase encodes the protein MKISIVGAGAWGTAVAKVLADKFKDPVLIWSFEEDVRESINNSHENTKYLKGIKLPDNLIASSDLLDIVNQSDYIFVVTPSLYTLNVLNKLKSVLTTKKFKLAILTKGFITIDDKPCTIIEVAEGVLREYKDEITYIAGPSHAEEVGLGIITGLVAASRNRANAFEFINLFSGTSISMFYSYDILGVQVASALKNIFAIAFGILDECKIKDPNLIGNNTESFLFSVSLNDMKNIAFKLGSCNEETFLFLAGSGDLDVTCRSIFGRNRRFGREIVGKNILEDFRDIDDLISNINKIGYLPEGLVAAREVALLFKFLGISSDFQNLAMIVYKILNKELKPEAVIDYIKNFKF
- the tyrS gene encoding tyrosine--tRNA ligase — protein: MNLSLKVLDKRGFLKQCTNLEELSTLMDREKIVFYVGVDATSASLHIGHLIPFMVMLHLQRQGHIPIILIGGGTTKIGDPSGKDSMRKILLKEDIDENVKTISSQLLKIIDLSNGGYILNNAEWLDGINYIEFLREVGIYFSVNRMLSFETYKRRLKDGLSFIEFNYQLLQSYDFYMLSRMKNCKLQIGGDDQWGNIVSGVDLVNRKSGNKVFGLTLPLITRSDGKKMGKSEKGAVYLDSELYSVYDFYQYFRNIPDLDVKKFLYLFTFLEEEEIERIASVKGQLLNNAKEILAFEITKIVHGKDEALKASSAAKAAFKGGDGRADIPFFKLELTNLEESILLVDLMVLAKVVSSKSEARRLIDSGGVYIDKVRVGDQNYCLCKDNFINGEIELKIGKKKILRIVL
- a CDS encoding PTS transporter subunit EIIB; translation: MHKETIETSEHILECFGGITNIKQVVKDLTRIKILVDSNSLVKRENLTKNKNIIGAIKSNEVTEIVMNFAIIDDVYTNIIYMINKKK
- a CDS encoding AAA family ATPase codes for the protein MYNRRALNHLFFKSFLFFVERKHLFFTEEHIFYSLISDDEIRELLSLCALDFYSFNKILEEFFTKLPIRNADFYDYFFKINDLYQEIIDTIFYYKKPYVLQEKDLLWVLIRKRKNTILDALLKSGFSLDIFDKIMEIYDYLGSNLDLGFLKNEKLLTNDLFNKGIDKYGGLNIFEEDYFKLEQDDDSLDENNLVDDFLVNVIDNLDPNLATNPLIGRKKELYTLIQIMLRKHKSNPIVFGEPGVGKTILLQGLAYIIREGQVPHELIDCEVYSLDIGRLISGTRYRGDLENRVNKLLDFLHFKKKVILFIDEIHMIVGAGATSFSNIDVSNLLKPILTLGKIKFIGATTKNEYKKFFLKDKALLRRFHGVELKEPSLEDTYHILKGAKEQYEKHHHVEYTDEAIWVAITMSKYIKDRALPDKAFDLLDGLGSKFKLEGNKKVITGDDVRDFVKYMVGTSIFNFDDYDQDLLMNLEHKIRTSMIIDESILSELLLHIKLLRIKFFFKNSTLGIFILIGSSDVDKNKLACVLSEELNMPKLTLGMSEYCDFDGINRLIGPVYGSEAYDEPTKFFRFLNESLNSIIVLSDFDKSSKRVIDFFFEGFNTGRLFDNFGRSVSLSGSIIIIDINIEYRELDGIGFKNETVDIRSLLEKRFSNKFLDLVDHVFFFRPVSKSDFKRVIIEEVNNFVKILKNEKIDLFFEEAVIGYFQKHIYENGLGIRGIRKIVIKEIGSLLIDDLILKKFKENDKIRIFLDDTIKYELL
- a CDS encoding aminopeptidase, which codes for MTKQNPWLSLNEEKKNNILEFAHKYKKFLNTVKTEREATNYAIQKAKEKGFISACQKKELQAGDKIFYTSRNKNIALVFIGREPIENGMHFIVSHTDSPRLDAKPSPISQENEFTMMKTNYYGGIKKYQWLSTPLSIRGIIFLQNGEQVEISIGDNNDDPVFVIPDILPHLDRKVQRDKKADDIIEGENLRIIIGSLPIESREKEKVKFATLTLLKEKYNISEEDFVSAEIEIVPAGEAKDVGIDRALIGAYGQDDRVCAYTSLEAILNLEETPNKTAICFLVDKEEIGSTGSTGLQSRYLEYFVSDIIFKLKQKEYNNLIVHKALWNSKSISADVCGAINPLFKVHDEQNAPKLGYGIPIMKYTGHGGKIMASDADAELVFYIRNLLDKNNIAWQVATLGKVEEGGGGTVAKFLAHYGIRTIDMGPGVISMHSPFEITSKFDIYTAYMAYKAFFKG
- a CDS encoding glycine--tRNA ligase, producing MAKIEDIISLAKRRGFVFQSSEVYGGLSGVWDYGPLGVEIKKNIQEEWWKSMVYFHENVVGLDSAILMRPEVWKASGHVDSFLELLVDCRNCKNRFRTDFIDLSKGCPNCGSIGTFTTPRSFNLMFKTNIGAVEDSSSEIYLRPETAQGIFVNFRNVLDTTRLKVPFGIAQVGKAFRNEIIAKNFIFRVCEFEQMEMQFFVHPSQMDDWYCYWREKRMNFFIETLGIKADNLRFQKHNDDELAHYAKAAVDIEYNFPFGFQEIEGIHNRGNYDLNQHAKFCGKSKLFEYHDLITGDKYIPYVIETSLGLTRSVLMTLCDAYACEELEGGDKRIVLHLHPKIAPYKVAILPLVKKDGLPELARKVFMQFSDDFYMFYDENGTIGKRYRRQDEIGTPYCVTIDYDTIENRTITLRDRDTMTQTRISIDDLYSYVKTGILNYKGV